In Bacteroidota bacterium, a single window of DNA contains:
- the folE gene encoding GTP cyclohydrolase I FolE, translating to MQALTKTELDKLNLEASISLDEFELSEEEKIEQIEFHFAKIMRVLGLDLTDESLKNTPYRVAKMYVNEIFSGLNPKNKPAISQFENSSHYKSMLVEKDISLFSTCEHHFVPIIGKAHVAYIPNDHIIGLSKINRIVQFYAKRPQVQEKLTNQIGEAMKEILQIEDVAVMIEADHLCVQSRGIKDTSSSTTTSFFSGQFKNDATKNEFFNYIHITK from the coding sequence ATGCAAGCATTAACCAAAACAGAATTAGACAAACTCAACTTGGAAGCAAGTATATCCCTTGACGAATTTGAGCTGAGTGAAGAAGAAAAGATAGAACAAATTGAATTTCACTTTGCCAAAATTATGAGAGTACTTGGGCTTGACCTTACCGATGAAAGCCTAAAAAACACTCCGTACAGAGTAGCCAAAATGTATGTAAACGAAATTTTTAGTGGATTAAATCCCAAAAACAAACCGGCAATCAGTCAGTTTGAAAACAGCAGTCATTATAAGAGCATGTTGGTAGAGAAAGACATAAGCTTGTTTTCTACTTGCGAACACCATTTTGTGCCCATCATCGGGAAAGCGCACGTTGCTTATATTCCCAATGATCATATTATCGGACTTTCCAAAATCAACCGCATTGTTCAGTTTTATGCAAAAAGACCTCAGGTACAAGAAAAATTGACTAATCAAATAGGAGAAGCAATGAAAGAAATATTGCAAATAGAAGATGTTGCAGTTATGATTGAGGCGGACCATCTTTGTGTACAATCACGCGGAATCAAAGACACCAGTAGTTCTACTACCACTTCATTCTTCTCAGGGCAATTCAAAAATGACGCTACCAAAAACGAATTTTTCAATTATATTCACATTACAAAATAA
- a CDS encoding isocitrate lyase/phosphoenolpyruvate mutase family protein: MLILPNIWEPLGALLLQEIGYPAVATASAAMAYTNGYLDGEHITFAEFLSQVKQITDAVSIPVSVDFESGFADTDEQLTKNIEDLIDAGVIGINIEDSDKKNHSLLDLETQVSRIKTIRKTAQSKGVHLFINARTDVYIYKKELSPEQRLAETIQRGSAYKEAGADCFYPIVMKEEFDIQATINALKMPVNILTLLGIPDL, translated from the coding sequence ATGCTCATCCTGCCAAATATTTGGGAACCTCTGGGTGCATTATTATTACAAGAAATCGGTTATCCGGCTGTAGCCACCGCAAGTGCTGCTATGGCTTATACCAATGGCTATTTGGATGGAGAACACATCACATTTGCCGAGTTTTTGTCGCAAGTCAAACAGATTACAGATGCTGTTTCCATTCCTGTTTCGGTTGATTTTGAAAGTGGTTTTGCAGACACTGATGAACAATTGACAAAAAATATAGAAGATTTGATAGATGCTGGTGTCATTGGAATAAATATAGAAGATTCCGACAAGAAGAATCATTCATTACTTGATTTAGAAACCCAAGTTTCAAGAATCAAAACCATTCGCAAAACAGCTCAATCCAAAGGAGTGCATTTATTCATCAATGCTCGAACCGATGTTTATATTTACAAAAAAGAATTAAGCCCTGAACAACGTTTGGCAGAAACTATCCAAAGAGGTTCTGCATACAAAGAAGCCGGTGCAGACTGTTTCTATCCTATTGTAATGAAAGAAGAATTCGATATTCAGGCTACTATAAATGCACTCAAAATGCCCGTGAACATTCTCACACTACTGGGTATTCCTGATTTGTAA